One part of the Bacteroidia bacterium genome encodes these proteins:
- a CDS encoding c-type cytochrome, translating into MNYYRPKFLPGIIASLFFLLNFSACQEATPTTPNAPDGFSLHPQFQLEAVATEPLVFDPVDMEFDERGEAYVLEMPGYPLRDEESRLVHLIDENGDGVFDKRELFADSLFLASSFMPYKGGMLVASPPHLLFLKDEDGDGSAEKREILMEGFRVGNLQHNYNGLTYGLDNWIYAANGGNSGKPYFVGQADKSLEMRGEDFRFDLDKKIMERVGESSGGFELAFDNWGRMYETHNLEHVSQLVFQGKYLEGLPVSTSHSLNIISDHEENGLSRIYPIGEQDTRVNHPEQSGYFSGSCGISFYGGNAFPKGFNNNLFVADVVLNLIHMDVLSDEGAISTASRNRDKVEFLASTDRAFRPVNLSTGPDGSLYVLDMHREVIEHPEWIPDELEEKMDLAAGKKDGRIYRIRPRAKELPQAVSFESADPNSLLDGLSHENQWTRLTAQRLIVEKQMKDLVPALKEALKHASSPFGRMHAMWTLEGLKALEVDDLEGLFTDKVAGVRENALRASEEHLAYHPELAKSIIELCKDEHPRVRMRAALALGQIPDEYFASFAREIFYGLQHMLEQKEADKWTAIAAATTMKKQPLTFARRLLEHHPKSLSENNLEALLSLCRMLARSSDKMAIEVLLTSIATKPNFDPKQQAKLLENIADNWEAGPAFNPTALETNLTAMEKGGNISILKASGKVRKAFELNTSPQIRQLMANAKGEILDENKSVEERLELLKLMGLSDFEERKTSLYAMLDNLQPFALQEEALQQLWNSDNREVGAELLKLWPDLGPEARKMAGSIMLYKSYNHDLLLTALEEKKVNPGELNLDLERRRVLLWSEDDKVKARAEALFTDAGVLQRKEAMEKMRPALGIAGDIHKGEEQFELLCSTCHQYGEMGKEVGPVLTEINRKSKESLLHDILDPNAAVDTKYLNHSIRTKDGNIYTGIIYSENDEELRLRMTGGKEELIAKKNIEKLSSLGISLMPEGLEEGLSPEDLADLLAFLQQAP; encoded by the coding sequence ATGAACTACTACCGCCCAAAGTTTCTCCCTGGCATTATTGCCTCTTTGTTTTTTCTCCTGAATTTTTCTGCCTGCCAGGAAGCAACACCCACTACTCCCAATGCACCTGATGGCTTTAGTTTGCATCCTCAATTTCAATTAGAAGCTGTAGCCACGGAGCCCCTGGTATTTGATCCGGTCGATATGGAGTTTGATGAAAGAGGAGAAGCATATGTCCTGGAAATGCCGGGATATCCCTTGAGAGATGAAGAAAGTCGCCTGGTTCATTTGATCGATGAGAATGGAGATGGTGTCTTTGATAAAAGAGAACTCTTTGCCGATAGCCTTTTTCTGGCCTCATCCTTTATGCCATATAAAGGAGGTATGCTGGTGGCTTCTCCTCCGCATTTGTTATTTCTTAAGGATGAAGATGGAGATGGTAGTGCAGAAAAAAGGGAAATTCTGATGGAAGGATTTCGAGTGGGCAATCTGCAGCATAATTACAATGGCTTGACCTATGGCCTGGATAACTGGATATACGCAGCAAATGGAGGAAATTCAGGTAAACCTTATTTTGTGGGGCAAGCAGATAAATCCCTGGAGATGAGAGGAGAGGATTTTCGATTTGACCTGGACAAAAAGATCATGGAAAGGGTAGGAGAGTCCTCAGGAGGCTTTGAATTGGCTTTTGACAATTGGGGGCGGATGTACGAAACCCATAATCTCGAGCATGTTTCTCAATTGGTTTTTCAAGGGAAATATCTGGAGGGTCTACCGGTATCGACTTCGCATAGCCTGAATATCATTTCGGATCATGAGGAAAATGGTTTGTCTAGGATTTATCCGATTGGAGAGCAGGACACTCGTGTCAATCATCCCGAACAGTCTGGCTATTTTTCGGGTTCATGTGGGATTAGTTTTTATGGAGGAAATGCCTTTCCCAAAGGATTTAATAATAATCTATTTGTAGCGGATGTTGTTCTCAATCTCATCCATATGGATGTGCTCTCCGATGAGGGCGCGATTTCTACAGCTTCCAGAAATCGGGATAAAGTAGAATTTCTGGCTTCTACAGATCGGGCTTTCCGTCCTGTGAATTTAAGTACGGGACCCGATGGTTCTTTATATGTACTGGATATGCATAGGGAAGTGATAGAGCATCCGGAATGGATACCGGATGAATTAGAGGAGAAGATGGATTTGGCTGCGGGGAAAAAAGATGGCAGGATATATCGGATTCGTCCCCGAGCTAAAGAGCTTCCTCAGGCTGTTAGCTTTGAGTCAGCAGACCCAAATTCCCTCCTGGATGGGCTTTCACATGAAAACCAATGGACTCGTTTGACTGCCCAGAGACTAATTGTGGAAAAGCAAATGAAAGACCTGGTTCCGGCATTAAAGGAAGCCCTGAAACATGCTTCTTCTCCTTTTGGACGTATGCATGCAATGTGGACGCTTGAAGGTCTGAAAGCCCTGGAGGTCGATGATCTGGAGGGCTTGTTTACAGATAAAGTTGCAGGGGTTCGGGAAAATGCCCTCCGAGCCAGTGAAGAACATTTGGCCTACCATCCCGAACTCGCAAAAAGTATCATAGAACTATGCAAAGATGAGCACCCTCGGGTAAGGATGCGTGCAGCCCTTGCATTAGGACAAATTCCCGATGAGTATTTTGCTTCTTTTGCCCGAGAAATATTTTACGGCCTTCAACATATGCTTGAGCAGAAAGAGGCCGATAAATGGACAGCCATTGCAGCGGCGACTACTATGAAAAAACAACCGCTGACTTTTGCGCGGCGATTGCTGGAACATCATCCAAAATCTTTATCCGAAAATAATCTGGAGGCTTTGCTTTCCCTTTGCCGAATGCTGGCTAGAAGTTCAGATAAAATGGCAATAGAGGTACTTCTTACAAGCATTGCTACCAAGCCCAACTTTGATCCGAAACAGCAAGCCAAATTGCTCGAAAATATCGCTGATAACTGGGAGGCTGGCCCGGCCTTTAACCCAACAGCTCTGGAGACCAATCTGACGGCTATGGAAAAGGGAGGGAATATCAGCATTTTAAAGGCTAGTGGTAAAGTCCGTAAGGCTTTTGAGTTAAATACTTCTCCGCAGATTCGTCAGTTGATGGCGAATGCGAAAGGGGAGATTTTGGATGAGAATAAGTCTGTAGAAGAAAGACTGGAACTACTAAAGTTGATGGGCCTGAGTGATTTCGAGGAAAGAAAAACAAGTCTATATGCCATGCTGGATAATCTCCAGCCATTCGCCCTACAAGAAGAAGCCCTACAACAACTCTGGAATTCAGATAATCGCGAAGTTGGCGCTGAATTGTTAAAACTTTGGCCAGATTTAGGACCGGAAGCTCGAAAGATGGCCGGAAGCATCATGTTGTACAAATCCTACAATCATGATCTGCTACTTACAGCTTTAGAAGAGAAGAAAGTAAATCCGGGAGAACTGAATCTTGATCTGGAAAGACGGAGGGTATTGCTTTGGTCAGAGGATGATAAGGTAAAAGCAAGAGCAGAAGCTTTGTTTACAGATGCTGGTGTATTGCAAAGAAAAGAAGCTATGGAAAAGATGAGACCTGCACTGGGAATAGCCGGAGATATTCACAAAGGAGAAGAGCAATTTGAATTGCTTTGCTCTACTTGTCATCAATATGGCGAAATGGGTAAGGAAGTCGGTCCGGTACTGACGGAAATAAATCGCAAGAGTAAAGAGTCTCTATTACACGATATTCTGGACCCCAATGCAGCGGTAGATACCAAATACCTCAACCATAGTATTCGGACCAAAGACGGGAATATCTATACAGGGATTATTTATTCTGAAAATGATGAAGAATTGAGGCTAAGGATGACAGGTGGCAAAGAAGAATTGATTGCCAAGAAAAACATAGAAAAACTAAGCTCTTTGGGGATTTCTCTCATGCCGGAAGGCCTGGAAGAAGGACTTTCTCCTGAGGATTTAGCCGATCTGCTGGCCTTTCTTCAACAAGCCCCCTGA
- a CDS encoding two-component regulator propeller domain-containing protein has translation MKFYLLLSIFLASSLYTLGQTTYFSQPSQRLSQNTIQVISQDQLGFLWVGTDNGLNRYDGEHFEVFFQDEQGLLEESIISALFTDMLGKLWIGTYGGGISLYDPARQKFSNEEIDPVFRKSLESSFVQCIYESKDSVVWVGTESSGLKFWDRKTGEIGQLIANGREGQSISANHVEDIVEDEDGNLWFGTFNGGLCQYNNRKDFISFFKHSGGYDLPEDDIIRRIHKGPTGKIWVGTNDGLRRLQKDENGNSQIVELGGKFAELKNLLEGVVVLSILEDSKSNIWVGTENAGLIKCQNSTGKLFQFQTDVRNNFGINSNSIWSLYEDQAGTIWVGSYKSGLCKVDPIEHRFGLVSEASGTDKSISRGLVSAFAEDSKGNLWIGTEGGGIDLMDQDHKIRNVSESELPGLKNKVIVGLIADPQDQVYAATWGEGVFIKQKNSRTFKSLESFVKVYHGPKPGKYIRTLHQNKEGNIWFASYRSGLSLFIPKTGELYSYVAGASENKISTNNVISILEDQQGTLWIGHRNKGLDKIELDEDKNIINLTNYAGPHAPADIHDNINYLFSDTKNHLWIASNGAGLYKFNPETEVAERINTSDSLPGNVIYAGLEDESGKIWVSTNNGLACLNAEKPYQIKSFDVYDGLQDKEFTMGACLRRKDGTLVFGGINGFNYFKHEEILENGHEAPFYITSLEIESFDTEKESQEVERIVFPQGEIELEHSQNDLHFSFAKLNFSQANKNLYAYKLEPLEEEWSSPNEMNFRNYLNVPPGNYVFYLRAANNDGIWNEEIVSLNIQIHHPWYWTYFARFTYLLLLAGLLIFMYQILINREKLKNELYLEQIQRNKVKELSQMKSRFFANISHEFKTPLTLIQSPLIELMQMKLLQPFKGHLDLMKKNSERLQKLIDEILDISKLESGNIELQEEYRDMSFFLRSVLDYFAQYAKKQKLELIADFPKETIRMKFDPDKMEKVLFNILSNAIKFTPPSGKINVELEKGENEIKIIVSDTGKGIKAENLPYVFDLYNSQNAPGDTSGTGIGLHLAKQYVELHKGEITVSSVENKGTVFSIHLPLTVDEDQTEILTSTGELMFAKEEAVIPLKDLKEHRLSKRPDPLQKPIILIAEDNEEIRDFLCNILKDEYRIIPCSNGAEAYEQTQLSIPDLILSDVIMPKLSGYELCKKIRENEKTCHIIFFILSVKSNERHLEEGLSYGADQYLSKPFNPKQLKLMIRNAIDKRNEFKSKLLNKQIMSRDETSLDSRSKDEDFLSNVVNIIEQNLSDSNFGVEQLCRELGYSKSQLYRKMKALLGQSANEFIRSLRLKRAAAIIEQRAFTITEVVYKVGFMDVQYFRKCFKKQFGINPSEYAKQKSVSEN, from the coding sequence ATGAAATTTTATCTACTACTATCCATATTCTTAGCAAGCTCCCTCTACACATTGGGACAGACTACCTATTTTTCTCAGCCCTCTCAACGCCTTTCACAAAATACAATCCAAGTAATTTCTCAGGATCAATTGGGCTTTTTATGGGTGGGGACGGATAATGGTCTCAATAGGTATGATGGAGAACATTTTGAGGTCTTTTTTCAGGATGAGCAGGGACTACTAGAAGAAAGTATTATTTCGGCATTATTTACCGATATGTTGGGCAAACTCTGGATCGGTACCTACGGTGGGGGAATTAGCTTATATGATCCTGCCCGGCAGAAATTTTCCAATGAGGAGATTGATCCGGTTTTTAGGAAGTCCCTTGAATCTTCTTTTGTCCAATGCATTTATGAAAGTAAAGATTCCGTCGTATGGGTAGGAACCGAAAGCAGCGGATTGAAATTCTGGGATCGCAAAACAGGGGAAATCGGTCAACTTATTGCCAATGGACGTGAAGGGCAAAGTATCAGTGCCAATCATGTAGAGGATATTGTAGAAGATGAAGATGGCAATCTCTGGTTTGGAACATTTAATGGAGGCTTATGTCAATACAATAATCGCAAAGACTTCATTTCCTTTTTTAAACATAGCGGAGGATACGATTTGCCGGAGGACGATATTATTCGGCGTATCCATAAAGGTCCTACTGGCAAGATTTGGGTGGGAACCAATGATGGATTAAGGCGATTGCAGAAGGATGAAAATGGCAACTCCCAAATTGTAGAATTAGGAGGGAAGTTTGCCGAATTAAAAAACTTGCTCGAAGGGGTGGTAGTTCTTTCAATATTGGAAGACTCTAAATCCAATATCTGGGTAGGTACCGAAAATGCCGGATTGATCAAGTGCCAAAACTCTACCGGCAAACTTTTCCAGTTCCAGACAGACGTTAGAAATAATTTTGGGATCAATAGCAATTCTATCTGGTCCTTATACGAGGATCAGGCAGGAACCATTTGGGTGGGAAGTTATAAAAGTGGATTGTGTAAAGTTGATCCCATCGAACATCGTTTTGGGCTGGTCTCAGAAGCCAGTGGAACAGATAAGTCCATAAGCAGAGGCCTTGTAAGTGCTTTTGCAGAAGATAGCAAAGGGAATTTATGGATTGGTACAGAAGGAGGAGGGATTGATCTGATGGATCAAGACCATAAAATCAGAAATGTTTCAGAGAGTGAATTGCCTGGATTGAAAAACAAAGTAATTGTAGGATTGATCGCAGATCCACAGGATCAGGTATATGCAGCTACCTGGGGAGAAGGTGTGTTTATCAAACAGAAAAATAGCCGCACTTTTAAAAGCCTGGAAAGCTTTGTCAAGGTCTATCATGGACCTAAACCCGGAAAATATATTCGTACGCTCCATCAAAATAAAGAGGGAAATATCTGGTTTGCCAGTTACCGTTCCGGTTTAAGTCTTTTTATTCCAAAAACCGGAGAATTGTATAGCTATGTAGCAGGTGCCTCTGAAAATAAAATCAGTACCAATAATGTGATCAGCATATTAGAGGATCAGCAAGGGACATTATGGATAGGACACAGAAATAAAGGCCTGGATAAAATCGAACTAGATGAGGACAAAAACATAATAAATCTCACCAATTATGCCGGTCCTCATGCACCAGCTGACATCCATGACAATATTAATTATCTTTTTTCAGACACTAAAAATCATTTGTGGATAGCTTCAAATGGGGCCGGCCTGTATAAATTTAATCCAGAAACTGAAGTAGCAGAAAGGATAAACACCTCAGATTCTCTTCCTGGAAATGTAATTTATGCAGGACTTGAAGATGAGTCAGGGAAAATTTGGGTGAGTACCAATAATGGGCTTGCCTGCCTGAATGCTGAAAAGCCTTATCAAATCAAATCCTTTGATGTATATGATGGCTTGCAGGATAAAGAATTTACCATGGGTGCCTGTCTCAGGAGGAAAGATGGCACATTGGTCTTTGGGGGAATAAATGGATTCAATTATTTCAAGCATGAAGAAATCCTGGAAAATGGACATGAAGCGCCATTTTATATTACCTCATTAGAAATAGAATCCTTCGATACAGAAAAAGAAAGCCAGGAAGTGGAAAGGATCGTTTTTCCTCAGGGAGAGATCGAATTGGAACATTCACAGAATGATTTGCACTTTTCATTTGCCAAACTCAATTTTTCCCAGGCCAATAAAAATCTCTATGCCTACAAGCTGGAACCTCTGGAAGAAGAGTGGAGCAGCCCGAATGAAATGAATTTCAGGAATTATCTCAATGTTCCTCCTGGAAATTATGTCTTTTACTTACGGGCAGCAAATAATGATGGAATCTGGAATGAGGAAATTGTTAGCCTGAATATTCAGATTCATCATCCCTGGTACTGGACCTATTTTGCTCGATTTACCTACCTCCTCCTGTTGGCTGGACTCCTCATTTTTATGTATCAAATCCTGATCAATCGGGAGAAATTGAAAAATGAATTATACCTGGAGCAGATTCAGAGAAATAAAGTAAAAGAGTTGAGTCAAATGAAGTCTCGATTTTTTGCCAATATTTCCCATGAATTTAAAACTCCGCTTACCCTGATTCAAAGTCCCCTGATTGAGTTGATGCAAATGAAACTGTTGCAACCCTTCAAAGGTCATTTGGATTTGATGAAGAAAAATTCAGAAAGGCTGCAGAAATTGATCGATGAAATCCTGGATATTTCTAAACTGGAATCTGGCAATATTGAACTGCAGGAGGAGTACAGAGATATGAGTTTCTTCCTGCGTTCCGTTCTGGATTATTTCGCTCAGTATGCCAAGAAGCAAAAACTCGAATTGATCGCAGATTTTCCCAAAGAGACGATCCGAATGAAGTTTGATCCGGATAAGATGGAAAAGGTTTTGTTTAATATCCTTTCCAATGCCATCAAATTTACTCCTCCATCAGGGAAAATCAACGTAGAGCTGGAAAAGGGGGAAAATGAAATAAAAATAATCGTATCCGATACGGGTAAAGGCATAAAAGCTGAAAATTTGCCTTATGTGTTTGATCTGTATAATTCCCAAAATGCTCCTGGAGATACCAGTGGTACGGGTATTGGATTACACCTTGCCAAGCAATATGTTGAACTGCATAAGGGGGAAATCACTGTTAGTAGTGTAGAAAATAAAGGTACAGTCTTTAGTATCCATTTACCTCTCACTGTAGATGAAGATCAGACGGAAATCCTGACATCCACGGGGGAGCTGATGTTTGCAAAAGAAGAAGCGGTCATTCCCTTAAAAGACCTAAAAGAACACCGGCTAAGCAAAAGGCCCGATCCCCTGCAAAAGCCGATCATTCTGATTGCAGAAGACAATGAGGAGATTCGAGACTTTCTTTGCAATATTCTCAAGGATGAATACCGTATCATTCCCTGTTCCAATGGAGCAGAGGCCTATGAGCAAACCCAATTGTCCATTCCTGACCTTATCCTTTCGGATGTCATTATGCCTAAATTGTCAGGTTATGAACTATGTAAAAAGATTAGGGAGAATGAGAAAACCTGCCATATTATCTTTTTCATCCTTTCTGTAAAATCCAATGAGCGGCATTTGGAAGAAGGCCTGAGTTATGGGGCAGATCAATATTTGTCCAAACCCTTTAATCCCAAACAATTGAAGCTCATGATCCGAAATGCGATCGACAAAAGAAATGAGTTTAAATCCAAATTGCTGAATAAACAGATTATGTCGCGGGATGAGACCAGTCTTGATTCCCGCTCAAAGGATGAGGACTTCTTGTCAAATGTGGTAAATATCATTGAGCAAAACCTTTCTGACTCCAATTTTGGGGTAGAGCAACTCTGTAGGGAGCTAGGTTACAGTAAATCTCAGTTGTATAGGAAAATGAAAGCTCTCTTGGGACAGTCAGCTAATGAATTTATCCGATCCCTTCGCCTCAAAAGAGCTGCAGCAATCATCGAACAAAGGGCGTTTACAATTACCGAGGTGGTATATAAAGTGGGATTCATGGACGTCCAGTATTTCCGCAAATGTTTTAAAAAGCAGTTTGGTATCAATCCCTCAGAATACGCAAAACAAAAATCTGTATCTGAAAACTAG
- a CDS encoding TonB-dependent receptor produces MRKGLTTFLIKFCALVVITCLTSNLSFAQSLISGTVTDQSSGDPLVGASVVVKGTTNGTLTSDNGSFRISASQGDVLTISYVGYVSQEVTVTSATTYNVGMRLGSLDEVVITGYTAQSKANVSGSVASVEVEELKTLPVGNVEAALQGRVAGVTVSTSGVPGSASLVRIRGFGTVNSNQPLYIIDGLPVQGGIIELNPNDIKEMTVLKDASAASIYGSRASNGVIIITTKNGSVGGKSTVTFDASLGSQYFNNFPDFVSVEQLANLENWEKPTNLGQPTGSPIYGTGTSAVIPNYLWPIGANSANEDEYFYSTDLALWNGITRTNPAGTDWFDEIFNPGLIQNYNVSATGGNQGAQYAISIGHLNQEGHRIYSGFERTNVRANGIFRINENLRIGQNVAVSYSEESGNRQIAGAQSIIDMASRQPGIIPVYDISGVNFSSNKGLGSASNNPVQQAFNSRDDINTKIRALASAYLEWDIIDGLTAKTSFATDFANSDWRSIGRAVPNDSEPRLGNSLNRGTNQVLNWTWYNTLTYSKTFADVHDVNVLVGTEAIQNNFKQFGATRIQFLLEDVDFMVLNAGPPDGQNTNGFRSESTLFSQFGKIDYAYAGKYLLSATLRRDGSSVFGPNNRYAIFPAFSAGWRISDEDFFNSSFINELKIRGGWGRTGNQNINSLAQFTLYTTADIVTATYAINGGNNSITSGIQASSVGNPDLKWEETTDINIGLDAALLNNSLTIAFDLYQRNTQDLLLGVPPSTLLGQVGSQFRNVGEVENKGFDLALGYNNFSSGSDFTYDFNISLSRYVNEVVALDESIDFISGGGFRSNNYTRTLEGFPISSFYGLQIEGLFQTQAEVDAHPTNGGNRVGGFKFSDINGDGVINADDRTFLGSPHPDFTLGFNTTLNWNGFDFNMFWTGTFGNEIALLTRLFTDLQQFQGNRSVNVLQSFGREGVNNADAILPPYGTITAEENGPNSYYIEDGTYFRLKNLALGYTLGNDIVGGLGMESVRFYVQGNNLVTFTNYQGLDPEINFVGGNDLSLGLDGGFYPIARSLQGGVRVTF; encoded by the coding sequence ATGAGAAAAGGACTCACAACTTTTTTGATTAAGTTCTGTGCATTAGTGGTGATTACTTGTTTAACGAGTAATTTATCTTTTGCTCAGAGTTTGATTTCAGGTACGGTTACCGATCAATCATCAGGTGATCCCCTCGTGGGAGCTTCTGTGGTTGTGAAGGGAACCACGAATGGTACTCTTACCAGTGACAACGGTTCTTTCCGAATCAGTGCTAGTCAAGGAGACGTACTCACAATTTCTTATGTAGGCTATGTATCGCAAGAAGTAACTGTTACTTCTGCTACTACCTATAATGTAGGAATGAGGTTGGGTAGCCTTGATGAAGTAGTGATCACGGGATATACCGCTCAAAGTAAGGCCAATGTATCCGGCTCCGTTGCCTCCGTAGAAGTAGAAGAACTCAAAACTTTACCAGTAGGTAATGTTGAGGCTGCTCTTCAAGGACGCGTTGCTGGTGTTACGGTCTCTACCTCTGGTGTACCAGGATCTGCCAGTTTGGTACGTATCCGTGGTTTCGGTACCGTAAACAGTAACCAACCGCTCTACATTATTGACGGTCTCCCGGTGCAGGGAGGAATCATTGAATTAAACCCCAATGATATCAAAGAAATGACCGTATTGAAGGATGCATCTGCAGCTTCTATTTACGGATCACGCGCATCTAATGGTGTAATCATCATTACGACCAAAAATGGATCTGTTGGAGGAAAATCTACCGTTACCTTCGACGCTTCTCTCGGTTCACAGTATTTCAACAATTTCCCAGACTTTGTTTCAGTTGAACAACTGGCAAATCTGGAAAACTGGGAAAAACCAACCAATCTCGGACAGCCTACGGGTAGCCCGATTTATGGAACGGGTACTTCTGCAGTCATCCCTAACTACCTGTGGCCCATCGGTGCCAATTCAGCAAATGAGGATGAGTATTTCTATTCTACGGATCTTGCTCTGTGGAATGGTATAACCAGAACGAATCCCGCTGGAACTGATTGGTTTGATGAAATTTTCAATCCAGGTCTTATTCAGAATTACAACGTTTCTGCTACAGGTGGAAACCAGGGAGCGCAGTATGCGATCTCTATTGGACACCTTAATCAGGAAGGTCATAGAATCTATTCTGGTTTTGAACGTACCAACGTACGTGCGAACGGAATATTCAGAATCAATGAAAACCTGAGAATCGGACAGAATGTTGCTGTATCTTATTCAGAAGAATCAGGTAACAGACAAATTGCTGGTGCTCAGTCAATCATTGATATGGCTTCTCGTCAGCCAGGTATCATACCTGTTTATGATATCTCTGGAGTGAATTTCTCTTCAAACAAAGGATTAGGATCGGCGTCAAACAATCCGGTTCAACAAGCTTTCAATTCAAGAGATGATATCAATACAAAAATCAGAGCGCTTGCTTCTGCATATTTGGAGTGGGACATCATTGATGGATTGACTGCAAAAACTTCTTTTGCTACTGACTTTGCTAACAGTGATTGGAGAAGCATTGGACGTGCAGTACCCAACGATAGTGAGCCAAGATTAGGTAACTCTCTTAATAGAGGTACAAATCAAGTACTCAACTGGACTTGGTACAACACCCTGACCTATTCAAAAACTTTTGCAGACGTTCATGATGTAAATGTTTTAGTAGGTACAGAGGCAATCCAAAACAACTTCAAGCAATTCGGAGCTACAAGAATTCAGTTCCTATTGGAAGATGTTGACTTCATGGTACTGAATGCAGGTCCTCCAGACGGTCAGAACACTAACGGTTTCCGTTCAGAGTCTACCCTCTTTTCTCAATTTGGTAAAATTGACTATGCTTATGCTGGTAAATACCTTTTGAGTGCGACACTACGTCGTGATGGATCTTCTGTATTCGGTCCTAACAATCGTTACGCGATCTTCCCTGCATTCTCTGCAGGATGGAGAATTTCTGATGAGGATTTCTTCAACTCCAGTTTCATCAACGAATTGAAAATTAGAGGTGGTTGGGGTAGAACTGGTAACCAGAACATTAACTCTCTGGCTCAGTTCACCCTTTATACTACGGCTGACATCGTTACTGCTACTTATGCAATTAATGGTGGAAACAACTCTATCACCAGTGGTATCCAGGCTTCAAGTGTTGGTAACCCTGACTTGAAATGGGAGGAAACTACTGATATCAACATTGGTTTGGATGCAGCTTTGTTGAATAATAGCTTGACAATTGCATTTGACTTGTACCAGAGAAATACTCAGGACCTTCTGTTAGGAGTACCTCCTTCTACCCTTCTGGGTCAGGTAGGTAGCCAGTTCAGAAACGTTGGTGAAGTAGAAAACAAAGGATTTGACCTTGCCTTGGGATACAACAACTTCTCAAGTGGAAGCGACTTTACTTATGATTTCAACATTTCTCTATCTAGATATGTGAACGAAGTTGTTGCTCTTGATGAGTCTATTGACTTTATCAGTGGCGGTGGTTTCCGTTCTAACAACTACACCAGAACATTGGAAGGATTCCCGATTTCTTCTTTCTACGGATTGCAGATCGAAGGATTGTTCCAAACTCAGGCAGAAGTTGATGCTCACCCAACTAACGGTGGTAACCGTGTAGGTGGTTTCAAATTCTCTGACATCAATGGTGATGGAGTAATTAATGCTGATGACAGAACTTTCCTAGGAAGTCCTCATCCGGATTTCACCTTAGGTTTCAATACCACTTTGAACTGGAATGGATTTGACTTCAATATGTTCTGGACAGGTACTTTCGGAAACGAAATCGCCCTCCTTACAAGATTGTTTACTGATCTTCAGCAATTCCAGGGTAACAGAAGCGTAAATGTACTTCAGTCATTTGGACGTGAAGGCGTAAATAATGCTGATGCAATCCTGCCTCCTTATGGAACCATTACTGCTGAGGAAAACGGACCTAACTCATATTACATTGAGGATGGTACATATTTCCGTCTGAAAAATCTTGCTTTAGGATACACACTTGGTAATGATATAGTAGGTGGTTTGGGTATGGAATCTGTTAGATTCTATGTTCAAGGAAACAATCTCGTAACATTTACCAACTATCAAGGGTTAGATCCTGAGATTAACTTCGTTGGAGGAAATGACTTGAGTCTTGGACTTGACGGAGGATTCTATCCTATTGCGAGGTCATTACAAGGTGGAGTAAGGGTAACTTTCTAA